From Chryseobacterium sp. IHB B 17019, one genomic window encodes:
- a CDS encoding RagB/SusD family nutrient uptake outer membrane protein — translation MKKLKYISFALITILALISCENDLETAPTNQASEEEVFKTAESAETVINGTWAKFNDDGPTYANIGYSTVLRTSDAMGSDVAVLTNKYGFPGAYAFTDLVNNTGSRPLFIWNLLYSTINNMNNVIAKIDAAEGSQEKKNQVKGQAKALRAFCYLNLASFYQLSYLKDKNALTAPIYTEPTTTNSVGKKKASLEEIYTLIKNDLTDADQLLQNYSRNNKDKIDRSVVNGLLARVYLNTGDWTKAVASAKIARNGYPLMTPEKYKDGFNDISNSEWIWGHGQTQEQSGESYAFHFLDVSSSGSYYYSFMADPYFKDLFDTNDVRYSLFSWDGLPGREGLLRYAKFKFKANLIADIVYMRAAEMYLIEAEAEARNGNITNAITVLNQLKSARNANQYNGSLAQNDVINEILIERRKELFGEGFSLSDIIRTQGTVVRKPFINSSGQPIQVQITTPNGLVKTVNGRGHTIFAFPDQSPFAPNSRYYLFSIPQKEIENNPNL, via the coding sequence ATGAAAAAATTAAAATATATATCTTTTGCTTTAATCACAATTTTGGCTTTAATAAGTTGTGAAAACGATCTGGAAACCGCTCCAACCAATCAGGCAAGCGAAGAAGAAGTTTTCAAAACAGCAGAAAGTGCAGAAACGGTAATCAACGGGACTTGGGCAAAATTCAATGATGATGGGCCAACGTATGCAAACATCGGCTACTCAACTGTATTGAGGACGAGTGATGCAATGGGAAGTGATGTTGCCGTTCTTACAAATAAATACGGCTTTCCCGGAGCGTATGCTTTCACAGATTTGGTGAATAATACAGGGAGCCGGCCACTTTTTATATGGAACCTCTTATATTCCACAATTAATAATATGAATAATGTTATTGCTAAAATTGATGCAGCGGAAGGAAGCCAGGAAAAGAAAAATCAGGTAAAAGGCCAGGCAAAGGCGTTGAGAGCATTTTGTTATTTAAATCTGGCGAGCTTTTATCAGTTAAGTTATTTAAAAGATAAAAATGCACTGACAGCCCCGATTTACACTGAACCTACCACCACAAATTCAGTCGGAAAGAAAAAAGCAAGTCTTGAAGAAATTTATACTTTGATTAAAAATGATTTGACTGATGCGGATCAATTGCTTCAAAATTATTCAAGAAATAACAAAGATAAAATCGACAGATCGGTTGTGAATGGCTTACTGGCAAGGGTTTACTTAAATACAGGAGATTGGACAAAAGCTGTGGCCTCTGCAAAAATTGCCAGAAACGGGTACCCTTTAATGACTCCCGAAAAATACAAAGACGGTTTCAACGACATCAGCAATAGTGAATGGATTTGGGGACACGGGCAAACGCAGGAGCAGTCGGGTGAAAGCTATGCTTTTCATTTTTTGGATGTTTCTTCGTCGGGAAGTTACTATTACAGCTTCATGGCGGATCCATATTTTAAGGATTTATTTGATACTAATGATGTTCGCTATTCTCTGTTTTCATGGGATGGACTTCCGGGAAGGGAAGGGCTTTTACGATATGCTAAGTTTAAATTTAAAGCTAATTTAATTGCAGATATCGTTTATATGAGAGCCGCAGAAATGTATTTGATAGAAGCCGAAGCTGAAGCCAGAAACGGAAATATTACGAATGCTATAACAGTTTTAAATCAATTAAAATCTGCAAGAAATGCAAATCAATATAACGGGTCTTTGGCTCAAAATGATGTCATTAATGAAATTTTAATTGAAAGGAGAAAAGAATTATTCGGGGAAGGATTTTCTCTGTCGGATATTATCAGAACGCAGGGAACGGTGGTGAGAAAACCATTCATTAATTCAAGTGGACAGCCGATTCAGGTACAGATTACAACACCGAACGGACTTGTAAAAACAGTCAACGGAAGAGGTCATACGATTTTTGCTTTCCCGGATCAATCGCCTTTTGCCCCGAACAGCAGGTATTATTTGTTTTCGATTCCGCAGAAGGAGATTGAGAATAACCCGAATTTGTAA
- a CDS encoding RHS repeat-associated core domain-containing protein, whose translation MKIKLFSSFILSLCSVLGLSQTILYQAESTTRTVQDPQTIVIEKGFVAAGNISNPFVAKIGPATENPGGGPTDSNAGTNNPTGTSAPVGQSFHDTKGNIDVNGAGQLQFTLPITLPPGVKNVVPQISLIYTSGSGNGIAGYGWNISGITSISRVGKNIEKDGETRGVQMDYSDYYSFNGQRLILKSGEYGKDGAQYVTEKYSNIKIKSVGTYPVNGQDAGPAHFEVTFEDGSQAWYGAYVAGSRTNPNITTPLEYNIVKWKDAQGNYISYGYQAAGNNGGFRTVTNIVRIESIGWGGNETLNKPHFNFIEFLYADRLLPEQSHAKGITFIQDKLLSSIKITSNAQPYRNYIIDYKKDTNGTDYQFVNKITEYNGANEAANPVVFDYEKSNLGGWKSTNYDYTEDHKVLGDFDGDGKVDMFKYSNSVNYCKTYNTQHPLNPTANENEISYTDYGDSKCVEWVNEPAGFYLFKNIFDENKPEKILVASDITKESLDNALSIVVKDNNNIVNSKQSIVIIKKNKVGTTQAYDMDFRVYTFSDNNTLDFQFNKAIPYSQYAIDPIYSFNNNTTIESQTKEVDINGDGLSELIIGLKDRICFSGPIDPEIDPDGILPGGGTTCNTTYRYLRISLDKNVSNDNSFASFTLSPVSTPALNNYLVGDFDGDSQTDFLKLNSGLPILVKLKDDGQNVIVEESGMSNIPITGVWASSVLGDYNGDGKTDIMIPTGYNSSDWRMYSSTGIGFVEKYYSNFCYFQSSQNDPNNYVPWFSYQRTYVAQDMNRDGKSDFIEFFSLVQIAQNGNAQSRFLVNLYENKGYKSSSTKIEFQKKKLINYTNANTPVNFPLIENYRGYPYWYNTNNTYYRTSMEQLTWSTVAEHYTPIFGNFRVNMADENILVFQKSKLFKFNYYDVSREARIKTITQANITTEIEYKELDPSIDANFYKSVKKEQYPYMELNKVYQTAAVYQLRNSGRKQDFRYRGFVSHFEGKGVIGFRQTARSSWYADGFENTKIWSGIETDPLNDAATVKEWSIRTNDETKIFPTDLSETNTQLLSLKSTIYQTDKLLNGQIVTTIANADKPKIVTATVPKSTRIKDFLTNTVTTSTISYGDHYLPSQSVSNVNDNYAVNISTFEYLHNINGTGPDYYVGRPKNKTDVVQAYGDTKTTREELVYENNLLKTLKTWNRDNTGFLQETYNYDGFGNIILETVSNSIDTQMQTNQSEYDPKGRFVIKKTDNLGLITNITHNDDGQVLTQTDPLGNTLVNTYDPWGKILKSKSNLDGTTTYEYIKDSYGNTVLVQYDADGNISKKFINKLGLEYRTTTKGFGQGQFISKDIEYDILGRKYRESEPYFDGLAASSWNVIEYDDTVFPTKIKTTTFNGKQLESSSLGLVTTIKELNGYSRITTKTADALGNIVSSTDKGGTIIFSYNAAGEQIKAQYAENSVTTKYDAWGRKSELNDPSNGTYKYEYDGLGQPKKVISPKGTKEFTYNTLGQLIAKKEISTADAGQATNKVINFTYDDKGRIISKSGTSKGKTYSSSVVYDQQGRNLSSSENSNGRYFIQKGITYDDKGRIISYEKQLYSSGIMTKVTIENVYNPWNGELYQVKDKTSGKVLWQLQETNAKGQILSAKLGQATVTNTYDNNGFLSNMNHSSALKPSILQISYSFDAIKNELKSRTTGGDLNIIESFDYDDNNRLINWTDPITGIKPSANRNVYDIKGRITANDDVGTIKFENTSKIYQPTGMTLNAAGTQNYNNDLIQTIVYNENNDPVFIDGMKGDVAFQYGLTSMRQRVTYGGNFAADAEGKFTKFYSEDGSFEVIVNNNAGTEKHILYIGGTPYESNIVYIKNYAESVGSYKFLHKDYLGSVLAITNEEGGKLEQRHFDAWGNMTHFMRGTKPPMTGIAAINNFIATGGLTLERGYTGHEHFPEVGIIHMNGRLYDPLLRRFLNADENIQDPYNTQNYNKYGYVLNNPLMFNDPSGEAFQFLIAAGVGIFWATVLTGAIISSAIATFLYLSKAYLTRNFSVSGFFKAVTIGSITGAVSAGLGQVFSAGTFLAYVGNGALSGLGSAAVQSLANGTNFLQGITKGAVIGAAMGAISYGIMKLSTKPSGETLDVLDDTEGVAENPVTVDAREVKKVMTKDFKGKSPANGSIKVLRKPEDLPKYLKDKGYKFDGKTLLNDDGEKVLATTTPFYGNKYMRYVFAPNSFKSPEVLSLTTGHEMLHATFFAYGIRSEELSQGHSWNYGAKTVGSHHAIIAEWEKGYVDLKGWGNLGLPMEPRFDLTKLRTYNPGFNAKFDKMMQIMKKFLK comes from the coding sequence ATGAAAATTAAATTATTTTCATCATTTATACTGTCGTTATGTTCAGTATTGGGCTTATCACAGACCATACTGTATCAGGCAGAAAGTACTACACGAACGGTCCAAGATCCGCAGACGATAGTGATTGAAAAAGGCTTTGTAGCAGCAGGAAATATATCGAATCCTTTTGTAGCTAAGATTGGGCCCGCCACCGAAAATCCAGGCGGAGGACCAACTGATTCGAATGCTGGGACTAATAATCCCACAGGAACATCTGCTCCTGTAGGACAAAGTTTTCATGATACCAAAGGAAATATTGATGTAAATGGAGCCGGACAGCTTCAGTTTACCCTGCCTATTACTTTACCTCCCGGAGTCAAAAATGTAGTACCTCAGATCAGCCTTATATACACTAGCGGCTCAGGAAACGGAATTGCAGGTTATGGCTGGAATATTTCAGGAATTACCTCTATTTCAAGAGTTGGAAAAAACATTGAAAAAGACGGCGAAACAAGGGGCGTTCAGATGGATTATTCTGATTATTACAGCTTCAATGGGCAAAGACTAATTCTAAAGTCTGGAGAATACGGAAAAGACGGAGCACAATATGTAACGGAGAAATATTCCAATATTAAAATTAAATCTGTAGGTACATATCCTGTCAATGGACAAGATGCAGGTCCTGCACATTTCGAGGTAACTTTTGAAGATGGGTCCCAAGCCTGGTACGGAGCTTATGTAGCAGGTTCCAGGACTAATCCAAATATTACGACACCCTTAGAATATAATATTGTAAAGTGGAAAGATGCACAAGGCAACTACATTTCATACGGCTACCAGGCTGCCGGAAATAACGGCGGTTTTAGAACTGTAACTAATATTGTAAGGATAGAATCTATCGGGTGGGGTGGAAATGAAACATTGAATAAGCCACATTTCAATTTCATAGAGTTCCTGTATGCTGATAGACTTTTACCGGAACAATCACACGCAAAAGGGATTACATTTATCCAGGATAAACTTTTATCCAGCATAAAAATTACATCAAATGCACAACCTTACAGAAACTATATCATTGATTACAAAAAAGATACTAATGGTACAGATTATCAGTTTGTAAATAAAATTACTGAATACAATGGTGCAAATGAAGCAGCAAATCCTGTCGTTTTTGATTATGAAAAATCAAATTTAGGAGGCTGGAAATCAACAAACTATGATTACACTGAAGATCATAAAGTACTGGGTGATTTCGATGGAGACGGAAAAGTGGATATGTTTAAATATTCCAATTCCGTTAATTATTGTAAAACGTATAATACGCAGCATCCTCTTAATCCCACTGCCAATGAAAATGAAATTTCTTATACCGATTATGGCGATTCGAAATGTGTCGAATGGGTGAATGAGCCTGCAGGGTTTTATCTTTTCAAAAATATTTTCGATGAAAATAAGCCTGAAAAAATACTTGTTGCTTCTGATATTACCAAAGAATCTTTGGATAATGCCTTATCCATTGTGGTAAAGGACAATAATAATATTGTTAATTCTAAACAAAGTATTGTCATTATCAAAAAAAACAAGGTAGGCACAACACAGGCCTATGACATGGACTTCCGAGTGTATACTTTTTCTGACAATAATACCCTGGATTTTCAGTTTAATAAAGCTATACCTTACAGCCAATATGCGATAGACCCTATATATTCTTTTAATAATAACACTACTATTGAAAGCCAAACAAAGGAAGTTGACATCAATGGAGACGGGCTATCCGAGCTAATTATAGGCCTTAAGGACAGAATTTGTTTCAGCGGACCTATAGATCCGGAAATTGATCCTGATGGAATATTGCCAGGCGGAGGCACCACCTGTAATACTACCTACAGGTACTTAAGAATAAGCCTGGATAAAAATGTAAGCAATGATAATTCTTTTGCCTCATTCACATTATCACCTGTAAGTACTCCTGCATTAAATAATTACTTAGTAGGGGATTTTGATGGTGACAGCCAGACGGATTTCCTTAAGCTAAACAGTGGATTGCCAATTCTTGTAAAGTTAAAAGATGACGGTCAAAACGTTATTGTTGAGGAATCCGGCATGAGTAATATTCCAATTACCGGAGTTTGGGCAAGCTCAGTTTTAGGCGATTATAACGGTGATGGCAAAACGGACATTATGATTCCTACGGGATATAATTCTTCTGACTGGAGAATGTACTCTTCAACAGGAATAGGTTTCGTGGAGAAATATTACAGCAACTTCTGCTATTTCCAATCTTCTCAAAACGACCCTAACAATTATGTCCCATGGTTTTCATACCAAAGAACGTATGTTGCACAGGATATGAACAGAGATGGGAAATCAGATTTTATTGAGTTTTTCTCTCTGGTTCAGATCGCACAAAATGGGAATGCCCAATCCAGATTCTTAGTTAATCTGTATGAAAATAAGGGTTATAAAAGTAGTTCTACCAAGATAGAATTCCAGAAGAAAAAGCTAATTAATTACACAAATGCCAATACTCCTGTTAATTTTCCACTTATTGAAAACTACAGAGGTTATCCATACTGGTACAATACAAACAACACGTATTATAGAACAAGTATGGAGCAGCTTACCTGGTCTACCGTAGCAGAACATTATACCCCGATATTTGGTAACTTCAGGGTAAATATGGCAGATGAAAACATCCTTGTTTTCCAGAAAAGCAAGCTTTTCAAATTCAATTATTATGATGTTTCCAGGGAAGCAAGAATTAAAACCATTACACAGGCAAATATAACTACTGAAATTGAGTATAAAGAACTTGATCCTTCTATTGACGCAAACTTCTATAAATCGGTAAAAAAAGAGCAGTATCCTTATATGGAGCTTAATAAGGTTTATCAGACAGCTGCAGTTTATCAGCTTAGGAATTCCGGAAGAAAGCAGGATTTCAGATATAGAGGATTTGTTTCACATTTTGAAGGAAAAGGAGTAATTGGTTTCCGCCAGACAGCACGCTCTTCCTGGTATGCGGACGGATTTGAAAATACTAAAATCTGGTCAGGAATTGAAACTGATCCACTGAACGATGCCGCCACAGTAAAAGAATGGTCTATCAGAACCAACGACGAAACCAAAATTTTCCCCACAGACCTTTCTGAAACCAACACACAGCTTTTAAGTTTAAAGTCTACAATTTACCAAACGGACAAGTTACTTAATGGGCAGATCGTAACAACAATTGCTAATGCCGATAAACCTAAAATTGTTACAGCAACAGTTCCAAAATCAACTCGGATAAAAGACTTTTTAACAAATACTGTTACAACAAGCACCATCTCTTATGGAGATCATTATCTCCCGTCACAGAGTGTTTCCAATGTTAATGATAATTATGCTGTAAATATTTCCACTTTTGAATATTTGCATAACATAAACGGAACCGGACCTGATTATTATGTAGGACGTCCAAAAAACAAAACAGATGTAGTGCAGGCTTATGGAGACACAAAAACTACCAGAGAAGAGCTTGTTTATGAGAATAATCTTCTAAAAACCCTTAAAACCTGGAACAGGGATAATACAGGATTCCTGCAGGAAACTTACAATTATGACGGCTTCGGGAATATTATTCTGGAAACAGTAAGCAACAGCATTGATACTCAGATGCAAACCAATCAGTCTGAATATGATCCAAAAGGAAGATTTGTCATAAAGAAAACCGACAATCTTGGATTAATTACAAACATCACCCATAATGATGATGGGCAAGTTCTAACGCAAACAGACCCATTAGGAAATACCTTAGTCAACACCTATGATCCATGGGGTAAAATCTTAAAGTCCAAAAGTAATCTGGATGGAACTACGACCTATGAGTACATCAAGGACTCTTATGGCAATACCGTTTTAGTGCAATATGATGCAGATGGTAATATTTCCAAAAAGTTTATAAATAAACTGGGGTTAGAATACAGAACCACTACAAAAGGTTTTGGGCAGGGACAATTCATTTCAAAAGATATCGAATACGATATTCTGGGAAGAAAATATAGAGAATCTGAACCTTATTTTGATGGCCTGGCAGCCAGCTCATGGAATGTCATTGAGTACGATGACACCGTATTTCCTACTAAAATTAAAACTACAACATTCAACGGGAAACAACTCGAAAGCAGTTCCCTTGGCTTGGTTACAACCATCAAGGAACTAAACGGATATTCAAGAATAACAACCAAAACAGCCGATGCTTTAGGAAATATAGTTTCCAGTACGGATAAAGGAGGAACAATTATCTTCTCATATAATGCAGCCGGCGAGCAGATCAAGGCACAATATGCGGAAAATAGTGTTACGACAAAATATGACGCATGGGGAAGGAAATCAGAACTTAATGATCCTTCAAATGGCACTTATAAATATGAGTATGATGGCCTGGGCCAGCCAAAAAAAGTCATCAGTCCTAAAGGCACCAAAGAATTCACTTATAATACGCTAGGTCAGCTTATTGCTAAGAAAGAAATTTCAACTGCAGATGCGGGGCAGGCTACCAATAAGGTGATCAACTTTACCTATGACGACAAAGGAAGGATAATCTCTAAATCCGGAACCTCAAAAGGAAAAACATACAGCTCAAGTGTTGTTTACGATCAGCAGGGAAGAAACCTTTCTTCATCAGAAAACAGCAATGGCAGATATTTTATTCAGAAAGGTATTACTTATGATGATAAAGGAAGAATAATATCCTATGAAAAACAACTATATTCTTCCGGAATAATGACAAAAGTAACCATTGAAAACGTTTATAACCCTTGGAACGGAGAATTATATCAGGTAAAAGATAAAACTTCAGGAAAAGTGCTATGGCAGCTTCAGGAAACCAATGCCAAAGGACAGATTTTATCCGCTAAACTGGGACAGGCAACCGTTACCAATACCTATGATAACAATGGCTTCCTGAGTAATATGAATCATTCATCAGCGCTTAAGCCAAGTATTCTGCAGATATCCTATTCATTTGATGCTATTAAAAACGAACTGAAAAGCAGAACTACCGGAGGAGACCTCAATATAATCGAATCTTTTGATTATGATGACAATAACCGTCTGATCAACTGGACAGACCCTATTACGGGAATAAAGCCATCTGCCAACAGAAACGTTTATGATATTAAAGGAAGAATAACCGCAAATGATGATGTAGGAACGATAAAGTTTGAAAATACTTCTAAAATCTACCAGCCGACTGGTATGACATTAAATGCAGCAGGAACTCAGAATTATAATAATGACCTTATACAAACCATTGTCTATAACGAAAACAATGATCCTGTTTTCATCGATGGAATGAAAGGTGATGTTGCCTTCCAATATGGGTTGACAAGCATGAGACAAAGAGTAACTTACGGTGGAAACTTTGCAGCAGACGCCGAAGGGAAATTTACAAAGTTCTACAGCGAAGACGGAAGTTTTGAGGTTATAGTAAATAATAATGCCGGAACAGAAAAGCACATTCTCTACATCGGCGGCACACCTTACGAAAGCAATATAGTTTATATTAAGAACTATGCAGAAAGCGTAGGTTCTTATAAATTCTTACACAAGGATTATTTAGGATCTGTCTTAGCTATCACCAATGAAGAAGGCGGTAAGCTGGAGCAGAGGCATTTTGACGCATGGGGAAATATGACGCACTTTATGAGGGGCACCAAACCACCTATGACAGGAATTGCCGCTATAAATAATTTCATTGCCACCGGAGGGCTGACATTAGAGAGAGGATACACAGGCCATGAGCATTTTCCTGAAGTAGGAATCATCCACATGAACGGAAGATTGTATGATCCGTTGCTTAGAAGATTCCTTAATGCAGATGAAAATATTCAGGATCCTTACAATACCCAGAATTATAATAAATATGGGTATGTATTGAATAACCCTTTGATGTTCAATGACCCAAGCGGGGAAGCTTTCCAATTTTTGATCGCAGCGGGTGTAGGTATTTTCTGGGCAACAGTGCTTACAGGCGCCATCATTTCATCTGCAATAGCCACATTCTTATATTTATCTAAAGCTTATCTCACCCGGAACTTTAGTGTCAGCGGATTCTTCAAGGCAGTCACCATTGGTTCAATAACTGGCGCCGTCTCCGCTGGGCTGGGACAGGTTTTTAGTGCAGGAACATTCTTGGCTTACGTCGGGAACGGAGCTTTATCGGGTCTGGGAAGCGCAGCTGTGCAGTCTTTAGCAAACGGAACCAATTTTCTACAAGGCATTACAAAAGGTGCTGTAATAGGAGCTGCAATGGGAGCAATAAGTTATGGTATTATGAAGCTATCTACTAAACCTTCAGGTGAAACGCTTGATGTTCTTGATGATACAGAAGGAGTAGCGGAAAATCCGGTAACTGTCGACGCCCGTGAAGTGAAGAAAGTAATGACTAAAGACTTTAAAGGAAAAAGTCCGGCCAATGGAAGTATTAAAGTACTTCGCAAACCGGAAGACCTTCCTAAATATCTTAAAGATAAAGGATATAAATTTGATGGAAAGACATTACTGAATGATGACGGAGAAAAGGTTCTAGCAACCACAACTCCTTTTTATGGAAACAAATACATGAGATATGTATTTGCTCCAAATTCATTCAAATCTCCTGAAGTATTAAGCCTTACTACAGGGCACGAAATGCTTCATGCAACATTTTTCGCATATGGCATAAGATCTGAAGAGCTTTCACAAGGACACTCATGGAACTATGGTGCAAAAACTGTAGGAAGTCACCACGCCATCATTGCAGAATGGGAAAAAGGATATGTCGACCTGAAAGGCTGGGGAAATCTAGGACTACCAATGGAACCGAGATTTGATTTAACCAAACTCAGAACATATAATCCAGGTTTTAATGCTAAATTTGATAAAATGATGCAAATCATGAAAAAATTCTTGAAATAA